taaatacaaattttatacaatgattcatacattatacaactattgttcaactttcatacaacactcaaatagaaaaaatatataattacaACATAATACAATTTACATACAATGATAATATAACTTTACACAATTTCGTAAGTATATTGTACGTCatgccttcttcttcttcttcttcttcttcttcttcttcttcttcttcttcttcttcttcttcttcttcttcttctagtttcaatctgaaattcagccaaaatcaagtctaatcttcatcaaacaccttcaaaattgagatataaactccaaacaatattcccaattgtttgcaacaacacgcAATCCAAAccaataatgatttttgaaaactccaaattcgaattcaaagcttcaaagatttttaatgactgtcaatggtggagagtcaaacactttcaaaatttattgattgacaatttcaATTTGAGCACCAATTATGCAGCATGAAAGGAAATTACTAAGTTAAAACGAGTGAAATCCATTGATGAATTCCATTAAAACTCTATACaacaagaaagcataaaaataaagaacatcaaatgaagaaaaattgaaaagaaaaaacagAGAAGGAGAGTAGAGAGACGAAGACAGAGAGAGTGGGCAATTATGGATAATGAAATAATTGATATTTCTTATTCAATTCctaatataaagggatactcaTTTAAAATTTATTTGTATATAATTGTTAAATTGTATATGATCATATAATTAAATTGAAATTTGAGTAGTGTggataataaagtttcaaatagtaTATTTAAAAAGTAAACGGACTATTTGTGAAAAGATCCGGAGTTTACTCTGGGCTTTTGGATGAAGAATCCGGCCTGTTACACTTTTCTATCGTTTCTCCAATCTTCTGCTACTGCTAAACCCTGACAGAACCCTATTCCCCTCCATTTTCAAACAAGCACCATTTCTAAATGGCTCTCTCCAAACACACCTTTTTCACCCATCACCTCAAAACCCTAGCTAAACCCCATTATCTCCGCCGCCCTCAACCACCACCACCTTCCTTCATCTCCCTCCGTCTCCTCTCCTTCGCCACCCCAGAAGAAGCTGCCGCCGAACGCCGTAAACGCAAGCGACGCCTCCGTATTGAACCTCCTCTATCCTCCCTCCGCCAACAGCACCAACCTCGTCCTACAACCCCTCAAAACCCTAGCTCCGCCAATAACCCTAATGCCCCGAAAATCCCCGAAACTGTTTCCGTACTCACCGGAAATAGACTCAATCTCCATAATAAGATTCTCAAACTGATTCGTGAGAATGATCTAGAAGAAGCGGCGTTGTACACGCGCCACTCTGTTTACTCCAATTGCCGACCCACTATCTTCACGTGTAACGCCGTTATGGCTGCACAGCTCCGTCAGTCCCGTTATTCCGACCTGCTCTCACTTCACCGGTTCATCACGCAGGCTGGCGTGGCGGCGAACATCGTCACACACAATCTGCTCCTCACGGCTTATATGGATTGCCGTAAAACTGATATGGCTATGGAACATTACAAACAGCTTATTAATAATGCACCATTTAACCCTTCACCTACGACTTATCGGATACTTATTAAAGGACTTGTTGATAATAACAAGATTGATAGGGCATTGGAATTGAAGGAGGAAATGTTGTCTAAGGGTTTTAGTGCTGACCCAATTGTGTATAGTTATTTGATGTCTGGACAAGCTAAGGGTTCAAACCCGGATGGTGTTTTCGAACTTTAtgaggagttgaaggagaaaaTGGGAGGGTATGTTTCGGATGGAGTGGTTTATGGGAGCTTAATGAAAGGTTATTTTTTGAGGGGAATGGAGAAGGAGGCAATGGAGTCTTATGAGGAAGCTGTGGGTGCGAATTCTAAGATTAAGATGAGTGCAGTGGCGTTTAACTATGTTTTAGATGCTTTAAGCAAGAATGGGAAGTTTGATGAGGCTTTGAAGTTATTTGATAGGATGTTGAATGAGCATGATCCTCCTAAAAGATTGACTGTGAATTTGGGTAGCTTTAATGTGATGGTGGATGGTTATTGTGCATTGGGAAGGTTTAAAGATGCAATTGATGTTTTTAGCAGCATGGGTGAGAAGAGGTGTAGACCAGACACGTTGTCTTACAATAATCTGATTGAGCAGTTGTGCAAAAACGACTTGTTGGGTGAGGCTGAGGACCTTTATAAGGATATGGGAGAGAAGGGGGTCAGCCCCGATGAGTTCACGTTCGTTTTGTTGATGGATACTTGCTTTAAAGAAAATAGGCCTGATGATGCTGCCATGTATTTTAAGACTATGGTTGATGCTAAATTGAGGCCCAATCTTGGGGTTTATAATAGGTTGGTTGATGGGTTGGTTAAAGTTGGTAAAGTTGATGAAGCAAAATCATTTTTTGATTTAATGATGGGAAAGCTGAGGATGAATGATGATAGCTACAAGTTTATGATGAATGCATTGTTCGAGATTGGAAAGCATGATGAGGTGCTTAAGATTGTGGATAGAATGTTAAGGGAGGATCCAGCCGATTTCACTGATGAGTTGCAAGAGTTTATTCGAGAAGCCTTGAAGAAGGAAGGTAGAGACGAGGAGTTGACCAAGCTTATGGATGACAttgaaagagagaagaaagaagcTGCAGCCGCAGAAGCTGAAGCAGCTGAAAGAGCAAAGGCGAGTGCAAGAGCTGCTGTTTCTTCTTTGATAAATAGTCCTAAATTGTTTGGAAATAAGGAGCCCGAAGAGCAGTCAACAACTGCTGGTGAGGCTGCGAACAACAATGATGATGTTAAACAAGCGGTCCCTGAAGAAGAGGTGAGTGCTCAAGAAATTGCTGCCGAGGCTAGTTCTTCTGGTGAGGGTGCAGAAGCTGAGAACCTGGTTGCTACAGAAGCTAGAAGTGATGGTGCAGAAGCTGAGAACCTAGCTGCTACAGAAGCTAGAAGTGATGGTGCAGTTTGATCGGATAGCAGCATGAAGTTGCAATATGTTGGTCGCAACTAATGAGAAAAATAGCATGTTTCTTTTCATGCTGTCACAGTTGCAAGCATGAAATAAGATCCTCTTTTGATAAATTGCTGGTGGTAAATTGTGTAATTTAGATGAAAATGAAATGAATGATTTTCTATATCATCTTTAAAGTAAATGGTGGGCGACAAGTTGTAATGCAACAATGTATGGTGGaatctaattgttattatttCTTGTTACACTAATACACAAGTTATATTGTGATTGTAGGTTTACCTACAAGGTAGTGTTATTGACATAGTTAAATGTTATGAGGCATTAGCTTCCAATCTGGTTGTCTGAATGCTCGTGGCTATAACATTTTTCAAGCAGAGAGCAACTGCCATAATGTGAACAAACTGCAGGCTCTATATTGTAATCTGTTCTTAATTAAAAAAGATTATTGATCTGTTATGGGGTTGGCCTCTTTTCATTTAGGAATCTTGCACTACGTTTATCTTTGAATTATTTGGCGGCATGAACTATTATTGCCAATATTAGATTTATCATAGAGATTTTATTATGGATACAATCAAAGGGCTTACAAAATTCAAAACTTGAGAAGTAAGGAATTATCGATGGCCTTTGTTTGAATGGAAAGCAAATGGAAACTTTATTGTAGTGGACGCTGGTTTTGAGCATTTCGCTTATTCTTATTATCTTTTATTACAGCCATAGGCGATAGAATAATCATTCCAATGAACCTTGATCTAGATTGTTTCTAATTATCATTAATCATTCGAGATGAAGCTACAAACACAAGAAAAAGTAACATGGTTATTAACAATTGATACAACTAAATCTTCAGGACAATGATATGTAGCCGGGCAGAGCATGAATTTGCGACGGTACAAACAGATTGCTATCTGTCTCTTACACCCACTGTCACATGCACATACATCCACAGGAAAAAAATAGGGGAGGGAAAAAGTAAAGGGAAAAAACAATCACCCCGAAAGATAAATTAGCTACAGAGATTTGGTATGCACACTCCACCCTCTGGATTTTGCTGTTCTTTCCATATCCTTCCAGTAACTCGAAGTTTTAGCTCCTTTCGATCCCCGCCAGAAAAGAAAAGTGCCATGTTACGTTGGATTAtaagaccatcatgactgtcccTGACCTTGCGGTGGCTATCTCGAATACTTCTTGGTGTTCCCTCCCATATGAGCTTTCTACCATTCGCACCTACTTCGAGACTATAGCTGTAATTGCGTGCCTCAGTCTCATCCCCCATAAATCGTAGAAAGGCCATGTAAACAGGGGCCACTCCAAGCTGGAAGGCCTCAAAGTGGAGACAAAAATACTGCCCAAAACAATGGAAGACCTGAGAAAGGAGCAATAAGGTTTAGTCAATGAGAATGTACTTAGGATACGTCAATAGAAATATATGAGAGGAGAATTTTTCTGGTTCCACTGTCTTAAGAGGCAAAAGTGGAATTATTCAGAATGTGTGCCACCATAAGATGTCTAGAGAAAGTTTAAAACACATCATGCCTCAGAACTCTTCCCTAACTATGTTGTATTTGAATGTATCAAAGTAAAATGTACACCCTTTAACTCATAAAAGGccagtttttcttttatttgaggTCAATCATAAGGAGCACTTTTGTTTTAGGTGATAAGATGCACTTGTTCATTCATTGTTTTCAGAAACTCAATACCCAACTAATAAGAACCTTTAACCTTTCAATAAAATGATAGTATAATATTGTCCAACACATTCCCTAAAACAGAATCTCCAGGAACCAATCAAGACCCTATAAAAGAGAAGATGAGCACAGAAAGAGAGAACAAGAAGATAATGCAGGGCATTACAGCAAAAGCTACAGAATGTCATAGATTAATCTGGTTATCCAAGTTTTCCAAATTTGAATAATTCATCCACAGAACTTTTACAGGTCTATTAGTCAGCTAGTTGGGTGGATGAAAAGGAAACTTAAAAGCTTCATTATCCAAGAAAAGCAATGAAAAAAATGACACATGATGTTCATCGGTCACCATTATCGTTGAActccaaaaagttaaaaatataGCTGGACTTACCGTCAGCATCCATGTGGCATTTTCTACTTCTCGAGGATTTGACTTCACGTAACGGTGGTTGAATGTGCATCCGGTGTGCATATCCACTTTATGATCATCTCTTAAATGTGCAACCAAATAAGGGATGTCACCGGTCACTGAGCACTCTGATCCAGCATATGGGCAATTGTATGGTCTAAAATTGCACAGTGCCTCATGCTTGAGCTTACTGTAATATGGGAATATTTCTGGGCACCCCAAAGAATAATATTTGCAAGGGAGTTCAAGTGACTCTGCAACCTTCTCAAGTGCTAAGCACCTTATATCACCAAGTTCTTGTCTGCATGTAGGACAACGATTATGCACCCTCGTTTTGCAGGTAGAACAAAGCGTGTGTCCATTATGACACTGCAAAATAAACAAACTTTTAAGTCTTCACCACTCTATGTACTCTAATTTAAAGACTAAACGAACAAAAGCATCGAAGATTATCATTGGTCACTCACTTTATGCACCAAACTATCATACAAAAAAACAGTTCACTCACAGCAACGAGAATCTTAAGGAACAAATGTTAATAAACAAGAAAAGCTATAGGGAAAGGAGAAGGCACATATTCATTAGTGGTTGTACAAGCTCAACGTTCTCTAGGCACATGCATTTCCGCTCTATCTGATGTAGGAAAGCAGGCTGCTATAAGATTTAGCCAGCAAAGCCTTCTTTTACTAATTGACAATAATTTGGTAGGCAAAGTATCAGTGACAAATTTCCAGCTTGGTCCCTACAGGCATACTATAAATGAAACAAAAAGACAGCATCTATATATGCTGAGGAGTTTCCACTTCTGCATATAGAATTCCTAGTGCGTTCAGTATTAAGTAATGTCGAATGTCAATCAAGTCACCTGAAATAACTATAAAGAATCATGTCACCTGAAATATACTCTGAGATTGTACCAACTGACAGGCTTACTATAAATGAAATAGAAAGACAATAACTATATATGCTGATGAATTTCTACTTTCAGCATATTATTCCCAGTGGTATTCGGTATGTCCTGGAAGGGCATAGTTGAATTACTCCCAGCGCGAGTACACCATTtataacttgttcaagaaaattTGGATATGACTACAGAGAGTGAAGTCAAACTTATCTATTACAGTTTGCCCAAGAAAGTTTGATGTGTCATTACAAACACATCAAACTTATCTTACACAGTTGCTTGTCCATCTCCCTAAGTCTCACTTCCTACCCATCGAGGAGGaatttcatgtttttatttatttatctttggATGGGGTGAGGGTGGTAGGGTTTATGGGGTCTGCCACAGATTGAGTGCCTTCCTGACAGAGACCTCATTTTCCTGACAATCCTATCCCATAGATGTACATCTATGGGACCAAATTCATCCAAGCTTCTAAGACCACACTAGTTTGACCCTATATAATGAGTACGATCCTAGTAAGGCTGCACAAAtctcaatcaaagaaaatgagctTCAAGGAGCAATAATAAGCAAAATATGACTAACCAATCTACACAGCCGGCAGATATGACAACAATATAACTCCCCTACAGAGCTTCTATACTAAGTCCCTAAAGGGAGAGACTAATTTTATTTGTTATGTGATGTCGAGGTCTGCTTGCACACACTTGCACAGTTCAATCAACTTCGTATACCTCCAACTAGCACAAGTATTAAGATATGACTAAATTAGGCCATGTCCAAATTATTTGTGTAGTGGCTAATTATTCTTGAAGCCAAAGTAAATTGTGTGGAGCCAATGTATTCTTGTAGCCAAAGAATAAAAGTTCTTTCTTTTATAATTGGAGACAAAGAATATTCTCTTGTAAGTAGGTATCTCACTTTGGAATGAATTCTCTATGAATACCTCTTTCAAGTTAGGAAATGGCATCAACATCAGGTTTTGGAAGGATAGATGGTTACAAGGGACTGTCCTAATGAATGAATTCTCAGACCTTTACCAGACAGCTAATGATCAAGATTCCTCTCTCTCTCAGAATTGGCAAGACAATTGCTGGCAAATCCAATTCAGAAGGGACTTCCAAGACTGGGAAATTCCACAGTTGTTGAGTCTCCTGGCTAAATTAGAGGGATACTCAGTCAACCACAACATTGCTGACAATATTAAGTGGATGGATGGCCTCTACTCAGTGAAAGCAGGGTACTCTCATTTATGCTCAACTAATGAAATCATTGATAGATGGCCTTGGAAGTACATCTGGAAGACAAATCTTCCCCCAAAGATCACTTGCTTCAGCTGGATAGCCCTTAATGAATCTTGTTTAACACAGGACAACCTTAACAGAAGAGGTATGCCAATTGTTAACAGATGTTTTATGTGCCGGCAACATTCAGAGTCCAACAGACACTTTTTGCTACGTTGCTCAGTTGCCTCAGACATATGGTGCATGTTTCTTTCTATCTTTGGTCTCAGTTGCGTCATGCCACAAAGCATCAGAGAAGTCTATGAATGCTGGTCTGGTTGGAAAGTTGATAGAGTCATCAGGAAAGTCTGGCAGATGATCCCTGCTTGTATCTTTTGGTGTGTCTGGCCAGAAAGGAATCACAGATGTTTTGATGGGATATCAACCCCAACACACACACTTAAAGCTAGATGTCTCCTTTGGTTATTTAGTTGGCAGTATTTAGCCCCTGTAGATTGCCATATTAACTTTTTGTATTTTGTAAGCTCTTTTGCTTTAGCCtagtatttcttttcctttttgtatcAAAGCTGACTCTTTCCCCTTCTTGTACTTCTTGGATCTTCTTGATGCCTTTTTCTATAAAATTcattacttcatcaaaaaaaaaaaaaggtatctCACTTCATTTTTATCCCTCCCGTTCTCAAATACAAATTTCTGTATTCTATAACATTCCTGGTTCTGTAATTAGTTAAAGAGTTCAATACATTCCATAGAAACACTTTTGAGTGAGCCTCTATGTAAGTGAATGTAGTGAGGTTTCTAGAATTATTAGAGTTTTATCTCTAATTTTGTACACTCTTTTGTGTAACTGTCGATATAGTAGAATTGCTCCTCTCAACCCGTGGGTTAGGTATCACTTACCGAACCACGTAAATTTGTGCCTCCTTTATTTGCATTACTTACCGTCACTATCGACTTGCATTGTGTTTGTTATTGTAGTAGCCTTATAATGACAATACATAGACAAAAGTCATGTGAAACACCAATCTTACTCAAATCCATAAGAATGGAATAAAAATGTGTCGATATGTCAGCATAATAAGTACCTTAACCGTACGAAGCATGTAATTGCTTCAAGTAGAGTCTATTTTCTATTGTCCTCTTCATATACAAGGCCTTCAATTTTTCTCACATGCCTTTAACAATGGTTTTCTGAAGCGCTTCACGTAAAACCTCATCAGAAAGATTTAATATAATACTTGATTTTGCCTTTATTCAATGCTAGCAAACACCTCGTCCATCATTTTCTCTGGCTTATTCTCCTTTTCGTGTAGCGCCAAGTTTATCAATCTTGGATTACGATAGCTTCCATCTTAAGCCGCAACATACTAAAACTTGCATTTCGGTCAAATTTCTCAACATAAGTCTCTATTACCGTCTTGGTGACTGGTAGGACAACCTGGATTAACTTGGCACTAGTACCAATTTGTAAGGATCAGGATTCCGGGTAGTGTCATTTCCCAACACTATTCTTGTGAAATATGTTAAACTCTCTAACTAACTATAAACCCGAGATAATACAAAAGATTTGTAATTGAGAATGGGATGGATAGAAATGAATAGGGAAACCATGTTCTTGGTGtccaaattttttttaaaaaacttttattCTTTGGCTCCAAGAATACTTTAACTAAACACAATTTACTTTGCCTTCGAGAATACTTAGCCACCATTTGCACATGGCCTAATTTAGGTCATATCTCATAAGTCGACACAATTTACTTTGGCTTCAAGATACTTGGTATCCGGTGTTAGGTAACTCTCCCATCAACGTTTTAACAAATAAAAAGAAATCACCCTCAATCAAGCGTTACTTGAAAGTCAGGATAGATACCACTCTCAGTTAGTACTTTTTTTTTAAGCAAGAACTCTTAATCGTTTGTATCCCGTACCCATGGGCCTCAATAAGACAATGGTCGGATTTTACAAGCTGCTTTGATTGGAGCAAGTTAAGAAAGATAGCTGAAAGTAGCATAAGGAAGAGAATTTATGGATGGAAAGAGGTCCTTACTTTTTTTTCAAGGTTTCGCAATTCAAAGTCAAATGATGCTTAACATTTTTTTAAATCTATGCTACAATCTGAATTATAGTTTTCACCCACTTCATTGACTGCTGGAAGATACCCTTGGATACGAGGATCTGACTAACCTTTCTCATTTACCTACTCATCGAAGGATTCAAAATTAAAGTACAGAATAAGGCTGATATGTTTAATGGACAGGCATGAGGCAGCAAATCATCTCTCCTCATATTCATAAAAGATTTAAGTAAGTAAGCCAATTGCAGAATAGTCAAACTCAGTTGCCGTCATTTGGCAAACAGTCAAAAGTAATATCGCATATCCTATAAATTATAATCTGCAGTCATTTTCAAGAACTCAAGCTGCGGCAAGTTGATTATAAATTGTTCAATCTTTATGAAATTGATAAAAACCTAATCAAATTCTCAAGGCAAACTTCCATAATCATCAGCATACCACAGTCAAACTATCTGCTTTACATCTACCAAAAGTTTTCACAGTATTCCTAAAGGCAGTAGAAAAAGCACTCGAAATTCTAAAGAAATCACCTTTAAGGTAAAACAAATAGCACAAAGATCAACATACCGCTTCCAACGTATTTGCATCATTATCCATCAATAGAACAGTAAAAACTAATAATCGAAAAAATTCAAAGACCTAAAAAACAGACGTTCATAAAATGGACAAAAATACTACCAATAGGTAATTTGAAAAGtcaagagaaaaaataaaaaagagaagacCTGATGAATAGGAGGGTACATAGAATTGGTGCAAACGGGGCATTCAAGTAATTCATGGACACTGGTAGGGGCAATTCCGGAAGGAATAATGTTGTGAGTTTTTGCAGAAGAAAATTGATGCACAGAAGAAGACTGGATCTCTTCATCTTCTATGCCATCAGATAACGACACACACTCTATACTCTCCATTTCCATTCCTTCTTATCAAATTCAGAAAAAAGATTCAATCTTTTTCTCCCCACCCAATAATTTACAAGTCACAAATCGCATGTTTCAAAATTCACATTTCTTAAAAAtagaatttgaaagaaaaaaactggaaaaagagagaagagaaaggaaagatagttttttttttatgGATTCTGAGGAAGAACCAAACCAAACAAGCCCTTTTCCTTCCCTGAAAAAGAGgttcttttcttctctctctgAGCACCTGAACTTTGTGTGAGAGAAATGAGGATCACCGTTAAATTCCCGACATAAATTGTTGTTAGATCTTTATCTGACGGCCAATGATTTTTCCTAATTGTTGCTTTTGGCGAATATTTAAAAAACAATTATTGCATAAcctatttgatgtgattttttgGGTTCAACTTCAATATGCAAATTCCCAATACAGCTATTTGGCGCttattgtttttcctttttgGTCTTTTGAAAATAGTATATTATCCGTATTTTCTTTAACTGCagatagaaaaataaaaattacttaATCCCTCTTTTCCAATTGACGTGAACATGTTTGATTGAGCAcgaattttaagaaaaaataaaatttttaaaatttgtggtcctaaacaagccAAAATAGGGTACAGAGTATTTGTGTGTTTATAAAAGTTTCCCGTTGAGGGTAAATTttgaagtttaagctaaattgtttccaaatttagaaaaggggtcattctttttgaaacggaCCAAAAAAGAAATGGTTCACATAAACtcgaacggagggagtagtacaTTTGATATTTATATCAATCTAATGGATACTTGATACTATAAGTTATCGCATTCACTTATAATTTAagtataagtatatatatatatatatttcctctCGTATATTTACTTGTTTATATTTGGACCCCTTGAGAATTCTGACTCCACCACTAACTAAAACATAAGTATGACTTATGAGACTAGACTTGTTTAATTTTCTTATCATTAAATATGGTTATTTTGCGGTGGATCTATTAAAAACTATTAAAAGTCTAATAACAGCATGATATACATGCATTTATGGATTAATTAGGAATTAAGTCATACCTCGGTACAACTAATGATGTTATTATTACCCATTTTATTTTAGCAACATATTTAAAAAGTCCAGCaacaaataattttaaaagagCCGACTTCTTTATGGACGGTGGGCTGCAGGTGAACAAAGggacaaatgaaaaaaaaaaatcttttatttcTCACCGTTCTTGTTTAaaatttcatttaaaaaaatatcGGTAAAATTCGACTGGAATTTAAAAGTATATGACGCAACACAACAAAGTGGAAGGGATACGTTAAGACTAAGTCCTTTAAATAAACAAGATACTTAGAATCACTAGGCGTTTGACCATAAAAGAAAATGCGAGATATGACAAAAATACTTTTTAAGTTAAATTGAAACTCATCAtaaaaaattcaatgaaatgtaTAACCAAACAATATTTTGAAGATGAGTTtcggaaaaaggaaaaaaaattgtaTGGACAAATGGATCTGCGAGTTTCCTATAAATAagaaaatttaattgttatcgtCTGTAGTATTAAGAAATGATAGTATAATAGAATAATATACTAATTAAGACAAAATAAATATGAGGGAGAATGAttttgttatttcttttcttggtatattttttaTAGGGTCAAAAGTTCCCTATTTATAAAGGTACAAATACATTCAAAGGTTATAAATAATGTACTTCTTAATTGAGTACATGAATACAAAGTAGGTTAAATGGACAGACAAATGCATTCCTCTCACTCACATGCATTCATCTCATTTATAACAAGTAGAGAGTTTTAAATGTACAAAATCAGAGAGTATTTTCCTTTAGGGAATAAATATAATTTGCAACAGAGTGTATGTATATCGTTTTTGTCACAGTTTCCATGCAATCTTAACTTTACTAATATTTGGCATATTCTTTGGAACCAAAAACAGAAATTTTGTGGGTAGAATCATTGCCACTGTGGGCCTGTGAGTGTCAGTGTTATTTGCCAATTTATTTACTTCTCTTGCATATATCGCTTTTTCAGTTGCGCAAAAACAGAAATAGCTCTGAAATGCAGCCAACTGATTTTCTATGATTACCAGTAGTCGCCAACTAGAACGATATtcatattattttttaataactcaaAATTCTCGTGAGCTAACGACAGCCGGCTTAAAGCTCGACGGATAAAAGACTCACCTATTTATCCTTCTTCAGTTAAATATTAGACTTctatttgcaaaaaaaaaaaaaccgaatTCATAACATGCAACTAATTCACATATGCATTGTGCTCTTACGAGCGAAATATAGTTATTTAATCAACTATAAATAATTTTTACGGGTGACGTGTCACAAGCtaacatttttggattttctacAAGCTTGAATAAAGGATAGATAGTTCAAATTACTCCTTCCATCCGAATTTATGTGATGGTTATGATTGGGcacaattatatatatttttttaaaaaaataaaaaaattagaaCTTGTGATTTACAATAAGTCATAAATATTTGCACGACTGCAAATCATAATACAATAGGCATTAAATTATTACGAAATATAAGAAATAGACATCGTTTTTAACTGACTAAAAAAAGAAAGCCACATAAAAGGAAAGAGAGGGAGTATAAAACTAAGCGTGGGTTCGTGTTTTTTTAC
This sequence is a window from Nicotiana sylvestris chromosome 3, ASM39365v2, whole genome shotgun sequence. Protein-coding genes within it:
- the LOC104224650 gene encoding pentatricopeptide repeat-containing protein At3g49240, mitochondrial, with the translated sequence MALSKHTFFTHHLKTLAKPHYLRRPQPPPPSFISLRLLSFATPEEAAAERRKRKRRLRIEPPLSSLRQQHQPRPTTPQNPSSANNPNAPKIPETVSVLTGNRLNLHNKILKLIRENDLEEAALYTRHSVYSNCRPTIFTCNAVMAAQLRQSRYSDLLSLHRFITQAGVAANIVTHNLLLTAYMDCRKTDMAMEHYKQLINNAPFNPSPTTYRILIKGLVDNNKIDRALELKEEMLSKGFSADPIVYSYLMSGQAKGSNPDGVFELYEELKEKMGGYVSDGVVYGSLMKGYFLRGMEKEAMESYEEAVGANSKIKMSAVAFNYVLDALSKNGKFDEALKLFDRMLNEHDPPKRLTVNLGSFNVMVDGYCALGRFKDAIDVFSSMGEKRCRPDTLSYNNLIEQLCKNDLLGEAEDLYKDMGEKGVSPDEFTFVLLMDTCFKENRPDDAAMYFKTMVDAKLRPNLGVYNRLVDGLVKVGKVDEAKSFFDLMMGKLRMNDDSYKFMMNALFEIGKHDEVLKIVDRMLREDPADFTDELQEFIREALKKEGRDEELTKLMDDIEREKKEAAAAEAEAAERAKASARAAVSSLINSPKLFGNKEPEEQSTTAGEAANNNDDVKQAVPEEEVSAQEIAAEASSSGEGAEAENLVATEARSDGAEAENLAATEARSDGAV
- the LOC104224649 gene encoding E3 ubiquitin-protein ligase SINAT3-like — its product is MEMESIECVSLSDGIEDEEIQSSSVHQFSSAKTHNIIPSGIAPTSVHELLECPVCTNSMYPPIHQCHNGHTLCSTCKTRVHNRCPTCRQELGDIRCLALEKVAESLELPCKYYSLGCPEIFPYYSKLKHEALCNFRPYNCPYAGSECSVTGDIPYLVAHLRDDHKVDMHTGCTFNHRYVKSNPREVENATWMLTVFHCFGQYFCLHFEAFQLGVAPVYMAFLRFMGDETEARNYSYSLEVGANGRKLIWEGTPRSIRDSHRKVRDSHDGLIIQRNMALFFSGGDRKELKLRVTGRIWKEQQNPEGGVCIPNLCS